GTGATGCCAAAATTCGTCTCGCCGCCTCGGTCGTTTGGATCATTAACGTACCCGCCCTCGACAGCAATAATCGAATCAATAATGTGCTCGATGCGTTTATCGCTCACTGACTCCCCCCGACCTTGCAGTTATTGAACCGCATGCAACCGTTTCTATTCAGGTCATCGAATTGCAGCCTTAACTCTTTTTCGTGTGCCGCTTGGTTCTTCGCCATTTCCAGCCGTAATTCGCTTATCTCTTTTGCCATAGCATCAATGCGAGTAATGAGCTTCTGGATGAATTGGTCGATTTTGTTGACAACCATCCAAATAAATCCAAATGCTCCACCGGCCAGCGCGAGCACGCTGAGGACGATCTGCCAGACTTCCATCACTGCACCATTGCGCACTCAATGCGTACCGTGTGCGGATCGAGTTCCTTATTGATTGCGGCGCGTATCACATCGCGCTCAGTAGGCTCGACAATCGAGCAATAACTCGACACCCCGAGATTCAGTAATTTCGCCGTGTAACACCCTGAAAGCGCCAGCGCCAGCGCACTAACGAGTAGTAATCTCAACATATTTGCACCCCTCTTTTATTGATTTTGGCGTATGCTTGCGCCAGACGAACCAGCCGCCAACGCGCACAGCGCAGTACATCACTGCCGCTTTTGAATACCGAACCCCATCTGATAGCATCGCTTGGAAAAACAACAGATCAGCCGCGTGGCGACTGAGCAACTCGGACGCATAGAGCGCATCGTGTAGGCATGCAGCACGAGTATAATCGCCTGTGAACGGCGACCCGACCAACGACCACAGCGCACGTGGAATACTCGCGCCATCAAACGTAAAACCTTTTTTAACTCGTATCAAACCCACATCATCGCGCCACACTAGCGGTGCCGTGAGCGCGTGGTTTTTAGCATTTATTTTTCGATACTCAATTTCCCCATAAAACATATCGCCCCCCCCCCAGTGCGCAGTGCGTACCATGCTGCGTACCAGCCAGTGCGTACCGCTTTTATCCCATTAAAAATAAGTCCTTTCGCTTGAATCACAAAACGAATCTGCCGGATTTGCGCACATTTGCCGGATTTTTGAATAAATCAGATAAATACTTATAAAATCCGCCGCTTTTGGACTGGAGGGTATAGCGACGCTACCTATGCCGAGATTTTCAAAAAAATTGGCGCAATCAAGTAACTATCTACGCCCCTGAGCTAATCAGTGGCTTTGCCTATTTTCTTCGATGTATCGCTCAATTTCTGAAACCTCATAGCGCATAATGCGATATTTCGTTCCCCTGCCGACATCGACACCAATCAACCGACCGTCAGCGCATAATCGTCGAATTTTATCAACCGACATGCTGAGCTTTTCCGCCGCTTCCCGCGGAGAGAGTAGTAATTTCCGCTTGAATACCACCATCGTTAGCCGCCTCCTCTAACTCTTTTTTAATCTCATCTTTGATTTCTTCAATCAGCAAGTGTGCCGCCCTCGGTGAAATCGGCAGATATGTTGCGAGCAAAATGGCCGCGCTCATGCACTCACAGCCTTTATGTCAAAAATTCCCTTAGATTCCTTGACTAAGTAAAAGTCAAACCACGGGAACGCATTAGCTGCCACTTTGAGCTTCACGTTGGCATCATCGCGCATAAAGCCTTTCGTTTCGTGAAATTCAATAAAACCGTCGTTCGTCATCACCATAAAGTCCGGCGTGTATGTCGTGCGATTCGCCAGCTTTAACGTGATTCGCTCAAACGCATAGTCCGCAATCTCGCCAGCAATTTTCATAGCGTCCAATCGTTGCGAATAACGATATTCCAGCGAGTTCATTTCACCCGGAATACGCTTTTTCGTTTTCCCTTTTGCCTTCTTGAGCGACTTCCCCGCAATAGCCCGGTACTCCGCTGCTGACATCCTAGAACTTCCCATGACACCCCCATTTTTGCCGTCTATTTCCGTAAAATTACCCTATCCCTTGCCTCGGTATTGCCATATAGATTTTCTTTCGATTCCGACGCCTTTCCGCTCGTTTCTGACCGTGTTGCACCGCCCAACACTGACCACTTTTACCGATATTCCCGCCGCCCTCATCGCATCAACCGCTTCTGCTACCCACGGAAACCTTCTCCGGTTTTCCGCCGGATCGCTCGTCAGGCCAGCATCAGAACAGCTCATAATCAACATTCGCCAGCGACCGAGCGAACGCTCCCACGTTGACCGGAGACGACTTCGGAGGATTATGGCCAGCTAAATCAAACATGCCGTCATGCCGTTTTGAGTGCATATTCTGCCGAATCCCATCGATCACACCGCTATCCATCACGCTCGGTACGTTGAAGTTCTGCCGCGCAGAACAAGTGCATGGCGCACTCACAGCCACCGTGCCACAGGCGTACAGGTCTGTTTTTCTCGAATACGCCACCCAGCCTGAGCCGCCACAAATCGCGCATTGCCGATCACGGTCGATCTCGTGAGCAAACGGCTTCGCGCTATCCCGCGCAATCTGTTCCGCTGCCGTCACACAGGCCGCCAGCACCTTGTTGAGCCGTGGCAGGTACGTTTCTGACTCGATCAGGATTTCAATCGCCGCGCTGAACGTCGCATCGTCAATCCGCTTCTCGATGAGCTTTGAGTACCAGAGGTCAACCTGAGCTTGCGGTATTTCCTTGTCAAACGCCGCTTCGAGCTTAGTAGTCCCCTTGTTGAAATTTA
Above is a window of Chrysiogenes arsenatis DSM 11915 DNA encoding:
- a CDS encoding DUF1353 domain-containing protein, with protein sequence MFYGEIEYRKINAKNHALTAPLVWRDDVGLIRVKKGFTFDGASIPRALWSLVGSPFTGDYTRAACLHDALYASELLSRHAADLLFFQAMLSDGVRYSKAAVMYCAVRVGGWFVWRKHTPKSIKEGCKYVEITTR